A window of the Lactuca sativa cultivar Salinas chromosome 5, Lsat_Salinas_v11, whole genome shotgun sequence genome harbors these coding sequences:
- the LOC111902246 gene encoding uncharacterized protein LOC111902246 isoform X2: MAANSQCFVEWKELFVSKERGKRVVHYFLKDISGESVLAVVGTERSIRHMFYVVAEEFLKVNEAQNSVNAGYRWRSRREVVNWLTSMLSKQHRQESPKSDDISGVSAPYQNRLPRNIKLRTPDIVWSGVAWTCGKQLKHFPAFCRNGITIAVQSFVFVMAEEEKRHLAYLEDMYEDRKGQKKVKVRWFHHNQEVQAVVTLRNPHPKEVFITPYAQVISVECVDGPAIVMTHEHYEKCMSILPEDLLTRVHHCSRQFKNNRVKPFKLSKLCGYFDQPIFSILDTDYLEDDENNNSLGDKDNVKLGVKRPRSSRGRQVMPSEPQSVSMNVKYEMLRRRLIPKYVKNREFASDNSVFKVGEKIELLCQDSGIRGCWFRCTVLQVSRRQLKVQYDDLNDEDGGGNLEEWVSALRSAMPDKLGMRCSGRPTIRPAVARTETETIAFEVGSPVDAWWSDGWWEGVVVGIGDSDVQVYVPTETLFLELHRKDIRVSRDWVGDRWVDLETKPNILSSMPANLKEIKQESSPEAIETINDNRPLEEGDTDCKPELHEKENGPTPVHDDNNNVEIGEKGEHTSDNGEAVAMECETLKENLEANPVQVLA; the protein is encoded by the exons ATGGCTGCAAATAGTCAATGCTTTGTGGAGTGGAAAGAGCTATTCGTTTCAAAGGAAAGGGGTAAGAGGGTAGTGCACTATTTTCTGAAAGATATATCGGGGGAATCGGTGCTTGCAGTTGTGGGAACCGAGAGGAGCATTAGGCATATGTTTTATGTGGTCGCGGAGGAGTTCTTAAAGGTCAACGAGGCCCAGAATTCAGTCAATGCTGGGTATAGATGGAGATCAAGGAGAGAGGTGGTGAACTGGCTTACTTCCATGCTATCAAAGCAGCACCGCCAAG AATCCCCTAAAAGTGATGATATTTCGGGAGTTAGTGCTCCGTATCAAAATCGTCTTCCAAGAAATATAAAGTTGCGTACACCTGACATAGTGTGGTCAGGTGTAGCGTGGACCTGCGGTAAACAACTGAAGCATTTTCCAGCCTTTTGCAGGAATGGGATTACAATAGCA GTACAATCGTTTGTATTTGTGATGGCCGAAGAGGAAAAACGTCATCTTGCATATctagaagatatgtatgaagatcgAAAGGGCCAAAAGAAGGTAAAAGTGAGATGGTTTCACCACAATCAAGAAGTCCAAGCTGTTGTCACTCTTCGAAATCCTCACCCAAAAGAGGTTTTCATTACACCTTATGCACAAGTTATCAGTGTCGAGTGTGTGGATGGGCCCGCCATTGTCATGACACATGAGCATTATGAGAAATGCATGTCCATCCTTCCGGAAGATCTATTAACCCGAGTGCATCATTGCTCAAGACAGTTCAAGAACAACCGTGTGAAGCCGTTTAAATTGAGTAAATTGTGTGGGTATTTTGATCAGCCGATTTTTTCGATTTTGGATACTGATTATCTTGAAGATGATGAGAATAATAATAGCTTGGGGGATAAAGATAATGTTAAGTTGGGAGTGAAAAGGCCAAGGAGTTCGAGAGGGCGGCAGGTGATGCCGAGTGAACCTCAGTCGGTGAGTATGAATGTCAAGTATGAGATGTTGAGAAGGAGGCTAATCCCAAAGTATGTCAAGAATCGGGAATTCGCTTCAGATAATTCGGTTTTTAAGGTTGGTGAAAAGATAGAGTTGTTGTGCCAAGATAGTGGGATTCGTGGATGCTGGTTTAGGTGTACTGTGTTGCAAGTTTCTAGGAGACAATTGAAAGTTCAATATGATGATTTGAATGACGAAGATGGAGGTGGTAATCTTGAG GAATGGGTTTCAGCTTTGAGATCGGCCATGCCTGACAAACTCGGAATGAGATGCTCGGGTCGGCCAACTATAAGGCCAGCAGTAGCACGAACGGAAACGGAAACGATTGCTTTTGAGGTCGGTTCCCCGGTGGACGCGTGGTGGAGTGATGGCTGGTGGGAAGGAGTAGTAGTTGGAATCGGTGATTCCGACGTACAAGTTTATGTTCCCA CCGAAACATTGTTTCTTGAACTACACAGAAAAGACATTAGAGTTTCAAGAGATTGGGTGGGAGACCGTTGGGTTGATCTTGAAACAAAACCTAACATCCTCTCATCCATGCCTGCAAATCTTAAGGAAATCAAACAAGAAAGCTCTCCTGAAGCCATTGAAACCATCAACGACAACAGACCACTTGAAGAGGGTGACACTGATTGTAAGCCCGAGTTACATGAGAAAGAGAATGGCCCAACTCCAGTCCATGATGACAACAACAATGTCGAAATTGGTGAAAAAGGAGAGCATACCAGTGATAATGGAGAAGCAGTAGCAATGGAGTGTGAAACTTTAAAGGAGAATCTTGAAGCAAATCCAGTTCAAGTGTTGGCATGA
- the LOC111902246 gene encoding uncharacterized protein LOC111902246 isoform X1: MAANSQCFVEWKELFVSKERGKRVVHYFLKDISGESVLAVVGTERSIRHMFYVVAEEFLKVNEAQNSVNAGYRWRSRREVVNWLTSMLSKQHRQGEHSKSPKSDDISGVSAPYQNRLPRNIKLRTPDIVWSGVAWTCGKQLKHFPAFCRNGITIAVQSFVFVMAEEEKRHLAYLEDMYEDRKGQKKVKVRWFHHNQEVQAVVTLRNPHPKEVFITPYAQVISVECVDGPAIVMTHEHYEKCMSILPEDLLTRVHHCSRQFKNNRVKPFKLSKLCGYFDQPIFSILDTDYLEDDENNNSLGDKDNVKLGVKRPRSSRGRQVMPSEPQSVSMNVKYEMLRRRLIPKYVKNREFASDNSVFKVGEKIELLCQDSGIRGCWFRCTVLQVSRRQLKVQYDDLNDEDGGGNLEEWVSALRSAMPDKLGMRCSGRPTIRPAVARTETETIAFEVGSPVDAWWSDGWWEGVVVGIGDSDVQVYVPTETLFLELHRKDIRVSRDWVGDRWVDLETKPNILSSMPANLKEIKQESSPEAIETINDNRPLEEGDTDCKPELHEKENGPTPVHDDNNNVEIGEKGEHTSDNGEAVAMECETLKENLEANPVQVLA, encoded by the exons ATGGCTGCAAATAGTCAATGCTTTGTGGAGTGGAAAGAGCTATTCGTTTCAAAGGAAAGGGGTAAGAGGGTAGTGCACTATTTTCTGAAAGATATATCGGGGGAATCGGTGCTTGCAGTTGTGGGAACCGAGAGGAGCATTAGGCATATGTTTTATGTGGTCGCGGAGGAGTTCTTAAAGGTCAACGAGGCCCAGAATTCAGTCAATGCTGGGTATAGATGGAGATCAAGGAGAGAGGTGGTGAACTGGCTTACTTCCATGCTATCAAAGCAGCACCGCCAAGGTGAACATTCCA AATCCCCTAAAAGTGATGATATTTCGGGAGTTAGTGCTCCGTATCAAAATCGTCTTCCAAGAAATATAAAGTTGCGTACACCTGACATAGTGTGGTCAGGTGTAGCGTGGACCTGCGGTAAACAACTGAAGCATTTTCCAGCCTTTTGCAGGAATGGGATTACAATAGCA GTACAATCGTTTGTATTTGTGATGGCCGAAGAGGAAAAACGTCATCTTGCATATctagaagatatgtatgaagatcgAAAGGGCCAAAAGAAGGTAAAAGTGAGATGGTTTCACCACAATCAAGAAGTCCAAGCTGTTGTCACTCTTCGAAATCCTCACCCAAAAGAGGTTTTCATTACACCTTATGCACAAGTTATCAGTGTCGAGTGTGTGGATGGGCCCGCCATTGTCATGACACATGAGCATTATGAGAAATGCATGTCCATCCTTCCGGAAGATCTATTAACCCGAGTGCATCATTGCTCAAGACAGTTCAAGAACAACCGTGTGAAGCCGTTTAAATTGAGTAAATTGTGTGGGTATTTTGATCAGCCGATTTTTTCGATTTTGGATACTGATTATCTTGAAGATGATGAGAATAATAATAGCTTGGGGGATAAAGATAATGTTAAGTTGGGAGTGAAAAGGCCAAGGAGTTCGAGAGGGCGGCAGGTGATGCCGAGTGAACCTCAGTCGGTGAGTATGAATGTCAAGTATGAGATGTTGAGAAGGAGGCTAATCCCAAAGTATGTCAAGAATCGGGAATTCGCTTCAGATAATTCGGTTTTTAAGGTTGGTGAAAAGATAGAGTTGTTGTGCCAAGATAGTGGGATTCGTGGATGCTGGTTTAGGTGTACTGTGTTGCAAGTTTCTAGGAGACAATTGAAAGTTCAATATGATGATTTGAATGACGAAGATGGAGGTGGTAATCTTGAG GAATGGGTTTCAGCTTTGAGATCGGCCATGCCTGACAAACTCGGAATGAGATGCTCGGGTCGGCCAACTATAAGGCCAGCAGTAGCACGAACGGAAACGGAAACGATTGCTTTTGAGGTCGGTTCCCCGGTGGACGCGTGGTGGAGTGATGGCTGGTGGGAAGGAGTAGTAGTTGGAATCGGTGATTCCGACGTACAAGTTTATGTTCCCA CCGAAACATTGTTTCTTGAACTACACAGAAAAGACATTAGAGTTTCAAGAGATTGGGTGGGAGACCGTTGGGTTGATCTTGAAACAAAACCTAACATCCTCTCATCCATGCCTGCAAATCTTAAGGAAATCAAACAAGAAAGCTCTCCTGAAGCCATTGAAACCATCAACGACAACAGACCACTTGAAGAGGGTGACACTGATTGTAAGCCCGAGTTACATGAGAAAGAGAATGGCCCAACTCCAGTCCATGATGACAACAACAATGTCGAAATTGGTGAAAAAGGAGAGCATACCAGTGATAATGGAGAAGCAGTAGCAATGGAGTGTGAAACTTTAAAGGAGAATCTTGAAGCAAATCCAGTTCAAGTGTTGGCATGA
- the LOC111902248 gene encoding serine acetyltransferase 1, chloroplastic, whose product MKTKVSLLTSVLHHRLHSKSLNFVGSLPHFYPLSHPQIPFTDSPKQQDDQLAVCVHDSRAQVLDQFFCIPISTIHTESSSKHGTDKQDDDDIWLIMKDEARSDVDQEPILSDYYSRSILSHHTMESALSHHLSTKLGSSSLPSRTLHDLFMDVLTGDQDIVGAVKDDLKAVKERDPACLSYVHCFLHFKGFLGCQAHRVAHKLWSQNRKILAVLIQNRVSEVLALDIHPGAKIGSGILFDHATGVVVGETAVIGDNVSILHNVTLGGTGKSCGDRHPKIGDGVLIGAGTCVLGNVRIGEGAKIGAGSVVLKDLPARTTAVGNPAKLIGGKDNPVKLDKIPSHTMDHTSHIEFYDYVI is encoded by the coding sequence ATGAAGACTAAGGTCTCACTTCTGACCTCAGTTCTTCATCATCGTCTCCACTCTAAGTCACTTAATTTTGTTGGATCCTTACCCCATTTTTATCCCTTATCACACCCACAAATACCTTTCACCGATTCACCcaaacaacaagatgatcaatTGGCTGTTTGTGTTCATGATTCAAGAGCACAAGTTCTTGATCAGTTTTTCTGCATACCCATTTCAACGATTCACACAGAATCCAGCTCTAAACATGGAACCGATAAGCAAGATGACGATGATATATGGCTGATAATGAAAGATGAAGCAAGATCTGATGTTGACCAAGAACCCATACTGTCAGACTACTATTCTAGATCAATCTTATCTCATCATACCATGGAGAGTGCTCTATCTCATCATCTCTCCACAAAGCTCGGAAGTTCTAGTCTCCCTAGTAGAACCCTCCATGACCTTTTCATGGATGTACTCACAGGCGATCAAGATATTGTTGGAGCTGTAAAAGATGATCTAAAGGCCGTAAAGGAAAGGGACCCAGCTTGTTTGAGCTATGTTCACTGTTTCCTTCATTTTAAGGGGTTTCTTGGTTGTCAAGCTCATAGAGTAGCACACAAGCTATGGTCACAAAACAGAAAAATCTTGGCGGTTTTGATCCAGAATCGGGTTTCTGAGGTTTTAGCTTTGGACATTCATCCCGGAGCTAAGATCGGAAGCGGGATATTGTTTGATCATGCCACCGGAGTTGTTGTTGGAGAGACGGCAGTGATCGGAGACAATGTATCGATTTTGCATAATGTGACATTGGGTGGGACCGGGAAGAGTTGTGGGGACAGACATCCGAAGATTGGAGATGGGGTTTTGATAGGGGCAGGGACTTGTGTTTTGGGTAATGTTAGGATTGGTGAAGGGGCAAAAATTGGGGCAGGGTCAGTGGTGTTGAAGGATCTGCCCGCTCGAACTACTGCTGTTGGGAATCCTGCTAAGTTGATTGGAGGGAAGGATAATCCGGTCAAGCTTGATAAAATTCCTAGCCATACTATGGATCATACTTCACATATTGAGTTTTATGATTATGTTATTTAG
- the LOC111902247 gene encoding cytochrome P450 71D11, whose protein sequence is MFLKIWEVKYRITLKTSLTCLMEPVFFSSQMIIFSFFILMFMLLRRLSKRKCSNPCLPPGPWKLPIIGNIHHLGSCLPHQRLRELAETYGPLMHLQLGELSVMVVSSPETAKEVMKTHDVNFADRPYLFASSVICNGATNLTFAPYGDYWRRLRKICSMELLSPMRVQSFTSTREEEVSKLIKSISEHVGSPIDLSQRIFSLTYGITARVAFGKKCKHQESFIALVKEASAAASGFNVSDLYPSSTMLPLLTGFKAKLEKIRGRFEEITGNIIEEHQAKKGETIVGDVDEDLVDVLLRYQEHGDVQTFPLSIANIKAVILDIFSGGSETSSTAVEWAMSEMLKHPRILEKAQTEIREIVTRRGRVDGTCIQELVFLKLVIKETLRLHPPAPLLLPRESRERCEINGYEIPAKTKVIVNAWAIGRDPIWWKDPERFHPERFLSSSIDYYKGINFEYIPFGGGRRVCPGMSFGLANVELPLIKLLYHFDWKLPDGMTSEDLDMNETYGVTVRRKANLNLIPTAYHPAPA, encoded by the exons ATGTTTCTTAAAATTTGGGAGGTAAAATACAGGATTACCTTGAAAACCAGTCTAACTTGCCTCATGGAGCCTGTATTTTTTTCATCCCAAATGATAATCTTTTCTTTTTTCATCttaatgttcatgttgttgaggAGGCTGTCCAAAAGAAAATGTTCAAATCCATGTCTACCCCCAGGGCCATGGAAACTTCCTATCATAGGAAATATCCATCATCTTGGGAGCTGTCTTCCACATCAGCGACTGAGAGAATTGGCGGAGACATATGGACCTCTGATGCACCTGCAGCTTGGAGAACTTTCTGTAATGGTTGTTTCTTCACCTGAAACAGCAAAGGAGGTTATGAAAACTCATGATGTGAACTTTGCTGATAGGCCTTACCTTTTTGCTTCATCTGTGATATGTAATGGTGCTACAAACCTTACTTTTGCTCCATATGGAGATTACTGGAGACGGCTTCGCAAGATTTGCTCCATGGAGCTTTTGAGCCCAATGCGGGTCCAGTCATTTACGTCTACAAGGGAAGAAGAGGTCTCAAAGTTGATCAAGTCTATCAGTGAACATGTAGGATCTCCGATTGATCTTAGCCAAAGAATATTCTCATTAACGTATGGGATCACTGCCAGGGTGGCGTTTGGTAAGAAATGCAAACATCAAGAATCTTTCATCGCACTTGTCAAGGAAGCTTCAGCTGCAGCTTCAGGATTCAATGTTTCAGACCTTTACCCTTCTTCTACCATGCTTCCTTTGCTCACTGGATTTAAGGCAAAACTTGAGAAAATTCGTGGGAGGTTTGAGGAGATAACCGGTAACATCATTGAAGAACACCAGGCTAAAAAGGGGGAAACTATTGTGGGTGATGTAGATGAAGATCTTGTGGACGTTCTTTTGAGATATCAGGAGCATGGTGATGTTCAAACATTTCCTTTGTCTATTGCTAACATCAAAGCAGTCATCTTG GACATCTTTAGTGGTGGGAGTGAAACATCTTCTACAGCTGTAGAGTGGGCGATGTCCGAAATGCTCAAACACCCAAGAATCTTGGAAAAGGCACAAACTGAGATAAGGGAAATTGTCACCAGAAGAGGGAGAGTTGATGGGACGTGTATTCAAGAACTTGTGTTCCTAAAACTGGTTATTAAAGAAACTCTAAGACTACACCCTCCAGCCCCTCTGTTGCTTCCCAGAGAAAGCAGGGAGAGATGCGAGATCAATGGTTATGAGATACCAGCCAAAACCAAAGTTATTGTGAATGCATGGGCCATTGGTAGAGACCCTATTTGGTGGAAAGATCCTGAGAGGTTTCATCCAGAGAGATTCCTCAGCAGCTCAATAGATTATTACAAAGGAATTAATTTCGAGTACATACCGTTTGGTGGTGGAAGGAGAGTGTGCCCTGGAATGTCATTTGGATTGGCAAATGTGGAGCTTCCACTCATCAAATTGCTCTACCATTTTGACTGGAAACTTCCTGATGGAATGACAAGTGAAGACCTTGATATGAATGAAACGTATGGTGTCACAGTTAGAAGAAAAGCAAACTTGAATCTGATACCAACTGCCTACCATCCTGCGCCTGCATAA
- the LOC111902257 gene encoding desmethyl-deoxy-podophyllotoxin synthase codes for MELSFGLFPILSAFTLLVLMILKLLKQSKPKLPPGPWKLPVIGSVHHLAGSLPHHRLRDLADKHGALMHLQLGELSVFVASSPETAKQVMKTHDAIFANRPFHLSAYVMGYNGAGIMFSSYGEYWRQLRKICTLELLSSKQVQSLRWVREEEVSKFINSISEGSSINLGKSLSSLIYGITARAAFGKKCKEQDAFISLVNESVALGAGFGITDLFPSWKLLAFFSKTRPKLDKIHQQFDQILSNVIEEHKISADGEDEADKDLVDVLLKVQKRGDLGIPLSTDDIKAVILDIFSAGSESSSIIVEWAMSELLKNPQIMNKAQAEVRQVFDKRGTFDEKGIQELEFLELVIKETLRLHPPGPLGLPRENSERCEMKGFEIPVKSRVIVNTWAINRDPKYWDEPESFHPERFRNSSLDYRGLDFKYIPFGAGRRICPGISYGLANVELPLASLLYHFDWKLADGTDNKDLDMTEAFGVTVGRKNDLILIPTAYKPVYKSM; via the exons ATGGAGCTGAGCTTCGGCTTGTTTCCAATCCTTTCTGCGTTCACACTCTTGGTATTGATGATTCTGAAactattgaagcaatctaaaccAAAGTTACCTCCAGGGCCATGGAAGCTTCCTGTTATAGGAAGCGTTCATCATCTTGCTGGATCACTTCCACACCATCGCCTAAGAGACTTGGCAGATAAACACGGAGCTCTGATGCATCTCCAGCTTGGAGAGCTTTCTGTTTTTGTCGCCTCATCACCCGAAACAGCAAAACAAGTGATGAAAACACATGATGCCATTTTTGCAAATAGGCCTTTCCATCTTTCTGCGTATGTGATGGGATATAATGGTGCAGGCATCATGTTTTCTTCATACGGGGAATACTGGAGGCAGCTCCGTAAGATTTGCACTTTGGAGCTTTTGAGTAGTAAGCAAGTCCAGTCACTTAGATGGGTAAGAGAAGAAGAGGTGTCAAAATTCATCAACTCCATTAGTGAAGGATCATCCATTAATCTTGGAAAGAGTCTCTCATCCCTAATCTATGGGATCACTGCAAGAGCGGCTTTTGGTAAAAAATGTAAAGAGCAAGACGCATTCATCTCGCTTGTTAATGAAAGCGTAGCTCTTGGAGCAGGATTTGGCATTACGGATCTCTTCCCTTCATGGAAACTACTTGCCTTCTTTAGTAAAACCCGACCAAAACTCGACAAGATTCATCAACAGTTTGATCAAATTCTGAGCAATGTTATTGAAGAACACAAGATTTCAGCAGATGGTGAAGATGAAGCGGATAAAGACCTAGTAGATGTTTTGTTGAAAGTTCAGAAGCGTGGTGACCTTGGAATTCCCTTATCTACTGATGACATCAAAGCAGTTATCTTG GATATCTTCAGTGCTGGAAGTGAATCATCTTCTATAATAGTTGAGTGGGCAATGTCTGAACTACTAAAGAATCCACAAATAATGAACAAGGCACAAGCTGAGGTTAGACAGGTGTTTGACAAACGAGGAACATTTGATGAGAAGGGTATTCAAGAATTAGAATTCCTAGAATTAGTGATAAAAGAAACTTTGAGGTTGCACCCTCCAGGCCCTTTGGGACTGCCTAGAGAAAACAGTGAGAGGTGTGAGATGAAAGGATTCGAAATACCTGTGAAGAGCAGAGTGATAGTGAATACATGGGCAATTAACAGAGATCCCAAGTATTGGGATGAACCTGAAAGTTTTCATCCAGAGAGATTCAGAAACAGCAGTTTGGATTACAGAGGACTTGACTTCAAATATATACCTTTTGGAGCTGGAAGGAGAATATGTCCTGGGATTTCATACGGATTAGCAAATGTTGAGCTTCCATTGGCATCTTTACTCTACCATTTTGACTGGAAACTGGCAGATGGAACAGACAACAAGGATCTTGATATGACTGAAGCCTTTGGTGTAACCGTTGGAAGAAAAAACGACCTTATCCTGATTCCAACAGCTTATAAGCCTGTTTACAAAAGTATGTAA